TACCTGGTCGCCGAGGCGACCTGTAAGGAGGTATTCACCCCGGAGGACTTTACCGACGAGCAGAAGCAGATTGCCGAGACGACCGAACAGTTCGTCACCAACGACATCCTGCCGCACGCCGAGGAGATCGAGCAGCAGAATTTCGACCTGGTGGTCGAGGGGATGCGCAAGGCGGGCGAGCTGGGGCTGCTGATGATCGACGCGCCGGAGGAGTACGGC
Above is a window of Desulfuromonadales bacterium DNA encoding:
- a CDS encoding acyl-CoA dehydrogenase family protein, translating into MAERIFKGGEYLVAEATCKEVFTPEDFTDEQKQIAETTEQFVTNDILPHAEEIEQQNFDLVVEGMRKAGELGLLMIDAPEEYG